The Mesorhizobium sp. AR10 genome includes the window GGTGCGAATTGTGACGCCCGATCAGATGCGCGAGCGGTTCGCCCAAGCCAACCCTGCCAGGCCGATCAGCACGGTGACGATGCCAATATAGAGCCATTGCGACTGGCCGGTCATGAAGCTTCCCCTGACAAGGCCGAGCCCCTGCAGCGACCACAGCACGCCAATGGCCAGCACAAGCAATGCCAGCAGATTCCTGACCAGTCTCATCGTTGGAATCCCTTTCCCAAGTCGATCTCGAACTGCATCGTGGCCGCGATAAAAGTGCGAAAGGAAGTGGTCCAGTCGCGTGTGTTTCTACTTGCATAGTAACGTCGAATCTTGCCGAAGATATCCCGATACCGGCACGATAATCACGAGCGATACAGCGGTGCATGGTTAAAGAATCCTGACAAACTGTTTCCTGCTGACTCCAAACGTGTGCCATCGCCACGGAACCGCCAGACGTTTGCCGCATTTCCTGCCTTATTCGACCCCTACCGGCTCAGGTCTGTTAACGGAGTCATTTCTACATGAAGAAGAACACCCAGACCGCGCTTGTCGCGGTGACGATAGCGGCTGGCCTGATGGTCGGCGCATCCGTCTCCCCCGCCGCCGCTCAATGCGGCCGTGCCTCGTGGTACGCCCTGCACTCCAAAACCGCTTCCGGCGAGCGCATGAACCCGTCGGCAATGACCGCGGCGCACCGCAGCTTGCCGTTCGGCACGAAGCTGAAGGTGACCAACCGCAACAACGGCCGCAGCGTCGTCGTGCGCATCAACGACCGCGGCCCGTTCATCAAGGGACGCGTGCTCGACCTGTCGAAGGGCGCCGCCAGTCGCCTCGGCTTCATCGGCTCGGGCCATACCTCCGTCTGCATGGCGCGCGTCTGACCTGTCTCGTGTCCGGCTCCATGCCGGGCATCGCATGCTGAAGACGCGCGGCGCGCTTTTTCTCTTATGCATGTCGTTATCCCCAAAAAACCGCAGCGCACTTCTGGCGACATGCATCCGCCTTCGCAGCCGCACATTGAGCCGGCTCTTGCCGTTCGAGACTGATTCTCAATGGGTTGGACGAAAGGATGAGAATATTTCACGTAACGTGACGTATTGCATCGCAGCAATTAGTTGTTAACCTCCGCGCGAGATTCTAGGGCTCGGCGCTGCTCGTCGTCCCCTTCGGTCGTATGCAGCAGCGGGGTTCTTAATGTTCTACCAGCTCTACGAAATGAACCATGCAGTCTTGCAGCCCGCCCGCGCCTACGCGGATGCGGTGCGGATGCTTTACACCAATCCGCTCAATCCGTTTTCGCATACGTCCTGGGGCCGTTCGGTCGCGGCGACCGCCGAATTGTTCGAGCGCACCACGCGTCGCTACAGCAAGCCGCGTTTCGACCTGACGAAGACCGTGATCGACTGGAAAAGCGTCGACGTCACTGAAAAGACCGTCTGGTCACGCCCGTTCTGCAATGTCCTGCGCTTCGAACGGGCTGTTCCCGCCGAGAGAAAGCCGGATCCTAAGCTGCTGATCGTGGCGCCGATGTCCGGCCACTATGCGACGCTGCTGCGCGGCACCGTCGAAGCGATGCTGCCCCATGCCGATGTGCACATCACCGACTGGGTCGATGCCCGCATGGTGCCGCTTGCCGACGGCAGCTTCGACCTCGACGACTATATCGACTACATCATCGACATGCTGCACGCGCTGGGCCCCGACACTCATGTCATGGCGGTTTGCCAGCCCTCGGTGCCGGTGCTGGCGGCGGTGGCGCTGATGGAAACGCGCGGCGACCCCTTCGTTCCCTCGACCATGACGCTGATGGGCGGGCCGATCGATACCCGCCGCAACCCGACGCAGGTCAATCTGCTGGCCAAGGAAAAGGGCATCGACTGGTTCCGCGACAACGTCATCATGCATGCGCCCTGGCCGGTGCCGGGCTTCGGCCGCGAGGTCTATCCCGGCTTCCTGCAGCTTTCGGGCTTCATGAGCATGAACCTCGACCGCCACATCACGGCCCACAAGGACTTCTTCATGCATCTGGTGAAGCATGATGGCGACAACGCCGTGAAGCACCGCGATTTCTACGACGAATATCTGGCGGTGATGGATCTGACGGCGGAATTCTATCTGCAGACCGTCGATACCGTGTTTGTCCGTCACGCTCTGCCCAAGGGTGAGATGATGCATCGCGGCGTCGCCGTCGATCCCAAGGCGATCCGCAATGTCGCGCTGTTCACCGTCGAGGGCGAGAACGACGACATTTCCGGTCTCGGCCAGACCCAGGCCGCGCACGACCTCTGCCCCAACATCCCCGCCGACAGGCACGCCCACTACGTACAGCCGGCGGTCGGCCATTACGGCGTCTTCAACGGCTCGCGCTTCCGCTCCGAAATCGTGCCGCGGATCGTCGACTTCATTACCAGTTACGGCCGACAAAGCCGCGTTGCGGTGAAGCCCAGGCTGGTCCGCTCGGCCAAGGGCTGAAGCAACGGCACGCAGCGCCGGCCTATCTTTTTGTTTGAGCAGGATCTTTTCCGGGAACCGGATCCCACTTTTCGCGGTCACGCTCTGGCTGCTGCCCAACCGATCTGTTGCACAATAGCCGCTGTTGGGGAGGTGCGGGTAACCATGCCAGAGAATCTGTTTCTCTTCACAATTGACACGGACTGTAAATCCCCTTTAACCTTTCGTTAACAACAAGGGCGAACGGGGACAATGACTTCCTCACCGATGGCACGGACGCTGCGCTTGTGTGCAGTCGCAGGACTGGCATTTTCGGGATGCTGGGCTGGAGCAGCTTCGGCGGCCGGGCCGATGGTCACCGGTGGCCCGACCTCGCAACCGATCGGACATTATGATTTTTGCCGGGCTCATCCGGGCGAATGCTCGATCCGCCCGAGCAACCTCGCACCCGCCACGATGACCGATGCGCTCATGCGCAAGCTGGCCAGCGTCACCGCAAAGGTCAACGCCGCCGTCAAGCCGATGAGCGACTATGACATCTACGGCAGGGACGAGGTCTGGGCGTATCCCGACAACGGCGTTGGCGACTGCGAGGACTATGTCCTGGAAAAGCGTCGCGACCTGAACCGCATGGGTGTGTCGCTGGCCGATCTTCTGATGACCGTCGTGCGCAAACCCGACGGCGAGGGCCATGCGGTGCTGACCGTGCGCACCGACAAGGGCGATTACGTCCTCGACAACCTGACCGACAAGGTTCGCTCGTGGGACCAGACCGGCTATCGCTTCCTCAAGCGGCAGGCGATCGACAATACCGGCCGCTGGGTTTCGATCCGCGGTGGTCAGCAGGTTCTGGTCGGCGCCGTCCAGTAGAATTTCCGACGGACAGATTCACCTCGCCGTGCGACCAAGCGCGGCGCGGATCGATGCGGTGATGCAGCGAAGCTCCGCTTCGTCGAGTTTTTCGATGTTTTCGGCCAGGAGATTGGCCAGTTCCGTCGCGGCGGGGGTGAGGCCCGACGTGTCGATCTTGACGCGCGGATGCGAGGCCTCGGCCAACCGCGCCAGCTCCTCGGCATCGTCCCAGATGACGTTGAAGTAGCCGATGATCTTCTGGATCAGCGTCCAGGTCGGCGCGCCCCGGCGGCCATGCTCCAGCGCCGAAAGGTAGGCAGCGCTGACGCCGATCGCCTCGGCCATGACCTTTTGACTGACGCCGCGTTCATTTCGCAGCGCCCGAAGCTTTTCGCCGAACGGGGTCACAGCCAAGTCCTCATGGGCGGAGCCGTCGCACGCGGATGTAGAGCGCGCCCGAGCCGCCATGATTACGCGCCGCATGATCATGGCTGGAGACAAGCGGCCGGAAAGCCGGCGTCGACAGCCAGGCCGGTACGGCACGCCGCAAGACGCCGTCGCCACCCGACGACGAACCCTTGCCGGTGATGACCAGCACATAGCGGATGCCGCCGGCATGCGCCCGGTGCAGGAACGAAAACAGCAGCGAATAGGCCTCGTCCTGGGTCAGGCCATGCAGGTCGACGCGACCTTCGATCGGCAGCCGGCCCTTCGACAGCTTGTCCAGTGTCGGTTCGTCGAGTGCATGGGAGACATGCTGCGCCTTCGGTTTCGGGACCACGGCCGGAACACCACCAGCCTGGGCCGGCGATGGCGTTGGCCTGGTCTCAACGCCGAAGTCCGGAATATCGACGGCGGTTCTGCCCTTCAGCGGCTTGGCGGTGCGCGCCACCAGGTTCCACAGGACCCGGTCGTCCTCGCTCAGCCTGGCTTCGCTGTCTGAGCGCCGGGTCATCGGACCGCCCCTGCAACGAGCGAGCGTGGGACCAGCGCATAGAAATCGGCGGCATTGCGGACGATCCCGGCGATCTCGCCGGCGGCATCGCCCGATCCGGCGAAGAGATCACCCCGCGCGGGCCCGGTGATGGCCGAGCCGGTGTCCTGCGCGATCATCAGCCGCCGGAACGGCTTGCTGTCGAAGGCGGTCAGCGAAGGCGCATCGATGTAGAACGGCGTGCCGAATGTGTGGAGCAGGCGGTCGACAGCAACCGAGCGGCCCGGCGTCAACGGCACCTTGGCGGCGGCAATCGGACCGAGTGCCGCATCCTCGACCGCCGCTTCGCGGAAGAAAATATAGGAGCGGTTCTGCCACAGGATCTCGTCGATGCGATCCGGATGCGCCTTGAACCAGGCGCGGATCGACTGCATCGTCACTTTCTCCAGCGGAATCTCGCCGATTTGGCTGAGAATCTTGCCCGGTCCGGTAAAGCGCTGGCCGGACTTGGCGGCATAGGTGATGCGGCGCAGCCGCCCGTCGGTCATGTTCAGCCGCGCCGCGCCCTGCACATGGATGAAGAAGGCATCGACCTTGTCGGCGAGCCAGGCGATTTCCAGGCCCTTGCCGGCCAAGCCCTCGCCGGGCAAGTCCTCGCCGGCAAGCGCGCCGCGCTCGATCTCGCCACGGTCTAAATATTCCACCGGCCCGTGCGGCGTGTCGCGGGCAAAAGCGAGATAGGGATCCATGCCTGAGGGACGGCTGGCGTCGTCGATGTCGATGAGATCGGCCGGGCGCGACAGCAGCGGCACCGTGAAGCGGTCCGTGCGCACCGGCGAGGCCTCGACCTCCGGTTCGTAGAAGCCGGTGACGAGGCCACCGTCTTCGGCTTCTATGCGGGCAGGAGAGAAATAGCGTTCGAAGAAGCTGCGGGCTTCATTCCGAGCCGAAAACGAGGGTCGATTCGGCAGCGAAACGGCGCGCGCTTGCGCATAGGCCTCGGCAAAGGCGGTGAAGTCGACGCCGAGCGCGCCCGAACGATAGGGCCTGGCCAGGACATGGAAGGCCGAGCGCCGGAAGGCGGCAAAAGCCGCCAGATGATCGTCATCACCCCAGCCGGGGAGATCATCGAAGGATTTTTCGACAAAGAGAGGAGATAGCGACACCGGAGCCTCGCCGCTGACCCCGGGCTCAGTCTTCTTCCTCGGTGGCGACGAGCTTCCAGTTCGGATCGCGCGAGCGCGTGTCGCGGGCGAAGGTCCAGACATCCTTGACCTCGGCGACGGTTTCAGGATCGCCGTCGATGACCGCACCTGCCTTGTCGCGGGTCGCCGAAATCAGTTCGCTGATGATGCGCAAGGTGAGATGGGCCTCGCCCCCCTTCATCTCGGCGGAGACGATGTCGGCCTTGTCGATGCCGACGAAGGAGGACTGGATCTTTTCCGATTTCGCCTCGCGGTCGCCAATTGCGGCGACGAAGCCGTCATAGACCTCGCGCGACAACAGGTTCTTGAGGGTTTTGCGGTCGCCGTCGGCATAGGCCATGACGATCATCTCATAGGCCATCTTGGCGCCGTCGACGAAGGTCTTCGGATCGAATGTCGGATCGTTGTCCTTGATCGTCCGCAGGCCTTTGTTGAGGTCCGTGTCAGGCTTGGCGAAGGCGTCGATCTCTGCATAGGTGTCGCCAACCGGCTCTCCCGGCGCCCGCTTGCGCGGCAGCGAAACCACATTCTCGGGTTTCTGGGCGGCATCCTTGTCGCCCGTGCGGCTCGCCGTATAGGGATCGAAGGGCGGGCGTTCGCTTCCCGTGCGGCGACCGAGCACATTGCGCAGCTGGAAAAAGATCACCACCGCCGCGATCAGAAAGAAAATCGTGCCGAAGTCGAAAAATCCCATATCTTCCGCCAATCGATCCCTACCCTGGCCGGACCGCCGGCCAATCAACAGGCCGCGGTCGCATAGCGTTCAACATTCAAAGCATATAGAACGCATGGCGCAATCATTCAAATCAAAGGCAGCCATACCTATCTAACAGCCTCAGTGCCAGCGGCGATTGCTCGCCGGCCGGCAAAACATGGAAACGATCGGTCAAGACTTGCGCATTTCGCTGCTCCCTCTGCTTGTTCTCGCACTCCCGCTGCTGGAAATTGCCGGTTTCGTCATTGTCGGCAGCCAGATCGGGGCATTGGCGACCGTCGGCCTGGTGCTGGCTTCCAGCATCGCCGGTGGCTTGCTGCTCAGGCATCAAGGCTTCGGCGTCATGACACGCGTCCGCGCCGAGATGGACGCCGGGCGCGATCCAAGCCACCAGCTCGCACATGGCGCGATGATCGTGCTGGCGGCAATCCTGCTCATCATTCCGGGTTTCATCACCGACATACTGGCCATTCTGTTGTTGTTGCCGCCGGTTCGGAACCTTGCCTGGCGGATGCTGAAAAGCCGCATCGTGCTGGCGACCGATTTCGGCACTGGCGGTTTTAGGGCCCGGCAGCGCGGCAAGACCATCGATCTCGAAGACGGCGACTATTCGCGCGCCGACGACTATGGCCGCGGACCGGATCACAATTCGCCCTGGCGCCGCCTCAAGGACGAGTAGCTGAAGGCGGCAAACCTTGTCTTGTCATGCCGACCATGGTAGCGAACGCCCGATTTCAATTCGGGCCGCATCGTCGCCCAGGCAAAAGGACAACGGCTCATGGCCAGCAAAGATGACGCGCCGGTCGGCGCCGCCAATGGCAACGGCAACACGGAGCAGCCGTCGCTCAACGTGCTTGCCCAATATGTGAAGGACCTGTCCTTCGAAAGCCCCGGCGCACCGAATTCGCTGCGCGGCCGCGACAAGGCTCCGGGCATCGCCATCAACGTCAATGTCAACGCCAACCCGCTTTCGGACAAGCAGTTCGACGTCAACCTGACGCTGAACGCCAAGGCTTCCTTCGATCAGGAAGTGCTGTTCAATGTCGAGCTGGTCTATGGCGGCGTGTTCGCCATCAGCGGCTTCCCGCAGGAGCACATGCTGCCGATCCTGTTCATCGAATGCCCGCGGCTGCTGTTCCCGTTCGCCAGGCAGATCATTGCCGAAGCGACGCGCAATGGCGGCTTCCCGCCGCTGATGCTCGACCCGATCGATTTCGCGCAGATGTTCCAGCAGAAGCTGGCCGAGGACCAGGCGGCGGCGAAGGTCAAGGTGAGCTGAGGTAACTCTGCACAGTGATTTGAAAAAGCCCGGCCTTTGTGCCGGGTTTTTTGTTTGGAGATGCCCGGCAGGGCAGAGGGGGGGCACGAAGGATCGCTACCGATCCAGTGTTCCGGTTAGGCCCGCCGCCACCCGCAGCCAGAGCGCTTTTTCACCCAGCGTGCCGACCATGCCGGCATGCGCGGCACGCTCGGCGTCGGTCAGACGCGGCGCCAGGGGGACTGGTCGCACGCCGATGGTAATGTCGATATAGTCGACATCCGTCCTTCCAGCAGAAGGCGAAGCGACACTGTCGAGGATGAGCGCTGCCTGCTTGCCGCCGATGAGCTCGATATAGACCTCGGCCAGCAATTCCGAATCGAGCAAGGCGCCGTGCTTGGTGCGATGGCCGTTGTCGATGCCGTAGCGCCGGCACAGAGCGTCCAGCGAATTGGGCCCCATCGGATGCTTGCGGCGCGCCAGAGCCAGCGTGTCGACGACAAGCCCATTGTCGATGAGCGGGTGACCCAGCCGGCCGAATTCGACATTGAGGAAGCCGATGTCGAAAGTGGCGTTGTGGGCGACCAGCTTGGCGCCATCGATAAAGGCTAGCCACTCCTCGGCAATCTCGGCAAATGTCGGCTTGTCCTTCAGGTCAGCCGCACTGATGCCGTGCACCGCCTGCGCTTCGGCGTGAACCGCGCGTCCCTGCGGATTGATGAATTTGTGGAAGGTGCGGCCGGTCGGAAAGCGGTTGACCAACTCGACGCCGCCAAGCTCGATGACGCGGTCTTCGCGGGAATCGAGGCCGGTGGTTTCCGTGTCGAAGATGATTTCGCGCATCGAATCAGTCTGCTGGAGGCAAGGTCCCGCACAAGATGGCGACGCGGGGCCGAGACAGCAAGCGTCAGCGGACAGGCTTGCCGCGCTTATCCCCCGACCAGCTCGCTGACGATGGCCTTGACCGCCGCGCGCGCGGCATCAACGCCTTGTCCGGTGTCGATGACGAAATCGGCACGTTTGCGCTTTTCGGCATCGGGAACCTGTTTTGCCAGGATCGACGCCAGCTTCTCCTCGCTCATCCCCGGCCGCGCCAGCACGCGGGCGCGCTGGATTTCCTTTGGCGCGGTGACGACGACGACCTTGTCGACGCGACCCCGGCCGCCCGTTTCGAACAGCAGCGGGATGTCGAGGACGACGAGCGGCGCGCCGGCGGTACGGTTTTTCGCCAGGAAGGCGTCGGCATCGGCGCGGACCAGCGGGTGGACGATCGCCTCCAGTTTTTTCAGCGCGGCAACATCGCCAAGCACGCGCCCGGCCAGCTCTGTGCGATCGACCGAACCGGAAACGGTTGTTCCGGGAAAAGCCGCTTCGACAAGGGGAACGGCATTGCCGGCGTAGAGGCGATGCACGGTCTCGTCGGAATCATGGACCGGAACGCCAGCCTCGGTAAACATCTTTGCCGTGGTCGACTTGCCCATGCCGATCGATCCTGTGAGGCCGAGCACGATCATTGTTTGGCGCCGATATCGGCGACGATGAGTGCGCGCAGATCAGCGGTGACCTCCGGCCGTTTGCCGAACCAGCGCTCGAAGCCCGGTACCGCCTGATGCAGCAGCATGCCAAGCCCGTCGACTGTCTTCAGGTTTCTCGCGCGCGCTGCAGCAAGCAGCGGCGTCTCCAGCGGCACGTAAACAATGTCGGTGACGATGGCCCGGTCCGGCAATCTGACCGGATCGGCCGACAGGCCTTCATTGCCGTGCATGCCGAGCGCCGTGGTGTTGACCAGCAGGCCGGCTCCGGCAAGCAGTTCGTTGGTCGCGTCGAAGCCATGGGCGGAAACGCCGGCGCCGAAACGATGCTGCAATTCCTGCGCTCGGGCGAGCGTGCGGTTGACGATGCGGATGTCGCTGACGCCACGTTCAATCAACGCATGGATGACGGCGCGGGACGCGCCGCCGGCGCCAAGCACCACCGCCGGACCATTTCTTGCCCAGTCCGGCGCATGGTCGTCGAGATTGGCGGCAAAGCCATGCGCGTCGGTATTGCCACCCCACAATTCGCCATCCTCGAACCAAAGCGTGTTGACAGCGCCGATCTGTTCGGCGGCCTCATCGCGGCGATCGACCAGGGCGAAGGCGGCCTCCTTGTGCGGAATGGTGGCGTTGCCACCCTGGAAGCCATTCTCCCGCAGCGTTTTCAGGAACGTGGCAAAGTCGTCCGGCGCGACGTCGATCGGCTGGTAGCTGCCTTCGATGCGGTATTTGGCCAACCAATGGCCGTGGATCTTCGGCGACCGCGAATGCGCGATCGGGTGGCCGGTGACGAAAGCTTTTTTCTCGACCTCAGCCATCGATGGCTCCGAGCGCGCGAAGTTCCGCCAGCACCGGCAGAAGCGGCAGGCCGACAATGGTAAAGTAGTCGCCTTCGATCTTTTCGAAGAGCTGAATGCCTTCGCCTTCGATCTGGTAGGCACCGACGCTGGCCAATGCCTTCATGCCGACCCGCGCCAAATGGCGGCCGATAAAGGCCGGATCGAGCTTGCGCATGGTGAGACTTGCTATGCCGACATGCCGCCACAGAACCTCGCCGTCGCGCATCAGCACGCCAGCGCTGTTGAGCTGATGCGTCTTGCCCGACAGCGCCAGCAGATGGCGGCGCGCGCCTTCCATGTCCGCCGGCTTGTGGAACACCTCGTCACCGAGCGACAGCGTCTGGTCGCAGCCGAGCACCAGGGCCCCAGGCTTGCGCTCGCTGACCTCGGTGGCCTTGGCTTCGGCAAGGATCGCGGCAACGTCTTCGGGCGAGACGCCTTCCAAAGGCGCTTCGAGCGCGCGTTCGTCGACGTCGGCGGGAACCGCCTCGATGTCGAGCCCGGCATTGAGGAGCATCGCCTTGCGGAACGGACTGCCGGAAGCGAGGATGATTTTTTCGGTCATGGGTTCGCCCGGTTAATCGTCGTTGACCGCCGCGATGCAGAAGGTTTCCAAAGGTTGGCGGGGCGCGAAGGATCGCGACGTTTCGGACACTACCTCAACCCTGCGTATGCGGAAGCGCCTCACTACCTGTTCTTCCCCCGCAGGGCAACGATCGCCGCCGCGGTCTCCTCGATCGAGCGGCGGCTGACATCGATCATCGGCCAGCCATGCCTTGTGCAGATCTGGCGGGCATAGGCGAGTTCCTCAGTGATCGCGGCGCGGTCGACATAGTCGCCAGCTTCGTAGTCGCTGCTGTTGCCGAGAACGCGATTTTGCCGGACATGCGAGATGCGCTCGGCGGTGGCGATCAGCCCGACGATCAGCGGCGTCTTGGCGTTGACCAGGCTTTCCGGCACCGGCACGCCAAGCACGATCGGAATGTTGGCGGTCTTGATGCCGCGATTGGCGAGATAGATGGACGTCGGCGTCTTCGAGGTGCGGGAAATGCCGATGAGCACGATGTCGGCGTCATCCATATTGGCCGGCAACTGGCCGTCATCATGGTCCATGGTGAAGTTGAGCGCGTCGATGCGGCGAAAATATTCGGCGTCCAGCACATGCTGGGCGCCGACGCGGCGGCCCGCCGGCGTGCCGAGATAGGACTGGAACACCGTCAGCACCGGTTCCAGCACCGAGACACAGGGCAGCCCCATCGTCGCGCAGCGTTCGTCAATGCCGCGCGCCAGCTTCTGGTCGACGACGGTGTAGAGGATGATGCCAGGCTCCTCCTCGATGTCCTCGAACACTTTCGCCACCTGCTTTTCGGTGCGGATGAGCGGATAGATATGCTCGATGGCGCGCGCGTCCTTGTACTGCGCGGAAGCCGCGCGGCCGGCGGCCAGCAGCGTTTCGCCGGTAGCATCGGAGATCAGATGGAGGTGAAAGAAACTCTGGGGTTTGTTCACAGGGTCCATTCCAGGCTGTGGGCGAATGTGGATAAACCGGGCCGAAAAATCGGCCGGCTGGAATGGACTGTATCAGATGGCAGTTTGTCCACAATTCGATGCGCTGTCGGCTTCGCCGGGCGGCTGGGGACAAGTTTGGGGACGGATTCTATAGTCCGCATCTCATCCACAGCGGCAATTTCTTGGTGCTGGCGACAAGCCATTGACTCCAGTGCGAAATTCCAGACGTTCCACAAAGTCCAGCAATCCTTTTGGAGAAGCGCGCGACAATATGCTGGCTGGCCTTTCCGGGAGCAAAGCGGGAGAGGTGACAACCACCGATACCAACAGACTCTTAGAATCAGAAGATTCTAGAAATAGACTCTTTAATTATAGAGAAGGCTGAGGAAGCGAGCGCTCAATGCCCGAAAACCGGATCATGCTGGACGTGTTGAAGGGCGAAGCGGTGTTTCCGCCGCCACTCTGGATGATGCGCCAGGCAGGCCGCTATCTGCCGGAATATCGCGTGACACGCAGACGCGCCGGATCGTTCCTCGATCTCTGCTACGATCCTGACCTTGCCGTGGAAGTGACGCTGCAGCCGATCGAGCGCTTCGGCTTCGACGCCTCGATCCTGTTTTCCGATATCCTTGTCGTGCCGCATGCGCTTGGCCGCGATGTCCGCTTCGAGGAGGGACGCGGGCCGCTGTTGACGCCGATTGCGGCAAACGAAATCGCGGCTCTGGATGGCGAAACGTTTCACGTGAATCTCGAACCGGTCTACGAGACGGTTCGCCGATTGCGGGCAAAACTGCCTGATGAAACGACGCTGATCGGCTTCTGCGGCGCGCCGTGGACGGTGGCAACCTACATGATCGCCGGCCATGGCACGCCCGACCAGGCGCCGGCGCGGCTGTTTGCCTATCGCGAGCCGGCAGCCTTCCTGCAATTGCTGAAGGTGCTGGTTGATCATTCGGCTGCGTATTTGATCCGTCAGATCGAAGCGGGCGCCGATGTGGTGCAGATTTTCGATTCCTGGTCCGGTGTGCTCGACGACGCCTCTTTCGAATTGTTCTGCGTTCGGCCGGTGGCGGAGATCGTCAGGCAGGTTCGAGCCGTTCATCCCGATGTTCCAATCATCGGTTTTCCCAAGGGCGCCGGTGCCCGCTACCAGACCTATCGCGAGAAGACCGGTGTAACGGCCCTGGGGATCGATTGGACGGTACCCCTGGACGTTGCGAGGGCGTTGCAGCACTCGGGTGCGGTTCAAGG containing:
- the hemE gene encoding uroporphyrinogen decarboxylase; translated protein: MPENRIMLDVLKGEAVFPPPLWMMRQAGRYLPEYRVTRRRAGSFLDLCYDPDLAVEVTLQPIERFGFDASILFSDILVVPHALGRDVRFEEGRGPLLTPIAANEIAALDGETFHVNLEPVYETVRRLRAKLPDETTLIGFCGAPWTVATYMIAGHGTPDQAPARLFAYREPAAFLQLLKVLVDHSAAYLIRQIEAGADVVQIFDSWSGVLDDASFELFCVRPVAEIVRQVRAVHPDVPIIGFPKGAGARYQTYREKTGVTALGIDWTVPLDVARALQHSGAVQGNLDPLRLVAGGKALADGVEAILKGLGDGPLIFNLGHGITPETPIAHVEAMVKLVRSATR
- a CDS encoding Maf-like protein, producing the protein MTEKIILASGSPFRKAMLLNAGLDIEAVPADVDERALEAPLEGVSPEDVAAILAEAKATEVSERKPGALVLGCDQTLSLGDEVFHKPADMEGARRHLLALSGKTHQLNSAGVLMRDGEVLWRHVGIASLTMRKLDPAFIGRHLARVGMKALASVGAYQIEGEGIQLFEKIEGDYFTIVGLPLLPVLAELRALGAIDG
- a CDS encoding pyruvate, water dikinase regulatory protein is translated as MNKPQSFFHLHLISDATGETLLAAGRAASAQYKDARAIEHIYPLIRTEKQVAKVFEDIEEEPGIILYTVVDQKLARGIDERCATMGLPCVSVLEPVLTVFQSYLGTPAGRRVGAQHVLDAEYFRRIDALNFTMDHDDGQLPANMDDADIVLIGISRTSKTPTSIYLANRGIKTANIPIVLGVPVPESLVNAKTPLIVGLIATAERISHVRQNRVLGNSSDYEAGDYVDRAAITEELAYARQICTRHGWPMIDVSRRSIEETAAAIVALRGKNR
- a CDS encoding shikimate dehydrogenase, producing the protein MAEVEKKAFVTGHPIAHSRSPKIHGHWLAKYRIEGSYQPIDVAPDDFATFLKTLRENGFQGGNATIPHKEAAFALVDRRDEAAEQIGAVNTLWFEDGELWGGNTDAHGFAANLDDHAPDWARNGPAVVLGAGGASRAVIHALIERGVSDIRIVNRTLARAQELQHRFGAGVSAHGFDATNELLAGAGLLVNTTALGMHGNEGLSADPVRLPDRAIVTDIVYVPLETPLLAAARARNLKTVDGLGMLLHQAVPGFERWFGKRPEVTADLRALIVADIGAKQ